In a single window of the Leopardus geoffroyi isolate Oge1 chromosome D2, O.geoffroyi_Oge1_pat1.0, whole genome shotgun sequence genome:
- the SLC25A28 gene encoding mitoferrin-2 isoform X3: MQSLQPDPAARYRNVLEALWRIIRTEGLWRPMRGLNVTATGAGPAHALYFACYEKLKKTLSDVIHPGGNSHIANGAAGCVATLLHDAAMNPAEVVKQRMQMYNSPYHRVTDCVRAVWQNEGAGAFYRSYTTQLTMNVPFQAIHFMTYEFLQEHFNPQRRYNPSSHVLSGACAGAVAAAATTPLDVCKTLLNTQESLALNSNITGHITGMASAFRTVYQVGGVTAYFRGVQARVIYQIPSTAIAWSVYEFFKYLITKRQEEWRAGK; this comes from the exons ATGCAGAGCCTACAGCCTGACCCAGCCGCCCGCTATCGAAATGTGTTGGAGGCACTCTGGAGGATTATAAGAACAGAGGGGCTGTGGAGACCCATGCGGGGGCTAAACGTCACAGCAACAGGCGCAGGGCCTGCCCATGCCCTCTATTTTGCCTGCTACGAAAAGTTAAAAAAGACATTGAGTGATGTAATCCACCCTGGGGGCAATAGCCATATTGCCAATG GTGCGGCCGGTTGTGTAGCAACATTACTGCATGATGCAGCCATGAATCCAGCAGAAG TGGTCAAGCAGAGGATGCAGATGTACAACTCCCCATACCACCGGGTGACAGACTGTGTACGGGCAGTGTGGCAAAATGAAGGGGCCGGCGCCTTTTATCGTAGCTACACCACCCAGCTAACCATGAATGTTCCCTTCCAAGCCATTCACTTCATGACCTATGAATTCCTGCAGGAGCACTTTAACCCCCAGAGACGGTACAACCCCAGCTCCCACGTTCTCTCTGGAGCCTGTGCAGGAGCCGTAGCTGCCGCTGCCACAACCCCACTGGACGTTTGCAAAACACTGCTCAACACCCAGGAATCCTTGGCTTTGAACTCAAACATCACAGGACATATCACAGGCATGGCTAGTGCCTTCAGGACGGTGTATCAAGTAGGTGGTGTGACCGCCTACTTCCGAGGGGTACAGGCCAGAGTAATTTACCAGATCCCCTCCACAGCCATCGCATGGTCTGTGTATGAGTTCTTCAAATACCTAATCACCAAACGGCAAGAAGAGTGGAGGGCAGGCAAGTGA
- the SLC25A28 gene encoding mitoferrin-2 isoform X2 has protein sequence MEQTRMQSLQPDPAARYRNVLEALWRIIRTEGLWRPMRGLNVTATGAGPAHALYFACYEKLKKTLSDVIHPGGNSHIANGAAGCVATLLHDAAMNPAEVVKQRMQMYNSPYHRVTDCVRAVWQNEGAGAFYRSYTTQLTMNVPFQAIHFMTYEFLQEHFNPQRRYNPSSHVLSGACAGAVAAAATTPLDVCKTLLNTQESLALNSNITGHITGMASAFRTVYQVGGVTAYFRGVQARVIYQIPSTAIAWSVYEFFKYLITKRQEEWRAGK, from the exons ACCCGGATGCAGAGCCTACAGCCTGACCCAGCCGCCCGCTATCGAAATGTGTTGGAGGCACTCTGGAGGATTATAAGAACAGAGGGGCTGTGGAGACCCATGCGGGGGCTAAACGTCACAGCAACAGGCGCAGGGCCTGCCCATGCCCTCTATTTTGCCTGCTACGAAAAGTTAAAAAAGACATTGAGTGATGTAATCCACCCTGGGGGCAATAGCCATATTGCCAATG GTGCGGCCGGTTGTGTAGCAACATTACTGCATGATGCAGCCATGAATCCAGCAGAAG TGGTCAAGCAGAGGATGCAGATGTACAACTCCCCATACCACCGGGTGACAGACTGTGTACGGGCAGTGTGGCAAAATGAAGGGGCCGGCGCCTTTTATCGTAGCTACACCACCCAGCTAACCATGAATGTTCCCTTCCAAGCCATTCACTTCATGACCTATGAATTCCTGCAGGAGCACTTTAACCCCCAGAGACGGTACAACCCCAGCTCCCACGTTCTCTCTGGAGCCTGTGCAGGAGCCGTAGCTGCCGCTGCCACAACCCCACTGGACGTTTGCAAAACACTGCTCAACACCCAGGAATCCTTGGCTTTGAACTCAAACATCACAGGACATATCACAGGCATGGCTAGTGCCTTCAGGACGGTGTATCAAGTAGGTGGTGTGACCGCCTACTTCCGAGGGGTACAGGCCAGAGTAATTTACCAGATCCCCTCCACAGCCATCGCATGGTCTGTGTATGAGTTCTTCAAATACCTAATCACCAAACGGCAAGAAGAGTGGAGGGCAGGCAAGTGA